One Gloeothece verrucosa PCC 7822 DNA window includes the following coding sequences:
- a CDS encoding DUF6492 family protein: MKLAFVTPTYRGDYERCKLLCESTSRFLPKDSEHILIVDQRDISFFKGLENSTVRIVVSESLMPWWIFRLPGVKKWSFSLRTLPIRNWIYQQLLKISSVYATDADIIQFIDSDVTLIRPFPLDYIHKNDRFRLQRVNYIDPDQKKWANTAATLLGVEIPDDFHYSYVGNLITWTRPNILGLIERLEEVAKSSWVSAVGNQVYFSEYMLYGIYVDYVLGIEASGQYHDDSPNLHLCWDYDLRTQQGMKQFFSEINPDNLGIMIHSKYNIPVELYRDHVKSLFV, from the coding sequence ATGAAATTGGCATTTGTTACGCCCACCTACAGGGGCGACTACGAGCGATGCAAACTTTTGTGTGAAAGCACCAGCCGTTTTCTGCCAAAAGACTCTGAGCATATTTTGATTGTAGATCAAAGAGATATCTCTTTTTTTAAAGGGCTAGAAAATTCTACTGTCCGAATTGTCGTCAGCGAGTCGTTAATGCCTTGGTGGATCTTTCGCCTACCCGGAGTTAAAAAGTGGTCGTTTAGTTTAAGAACTTTACCGATTCGCAATTGGATCTATCAGCAGTTACTGAAAATATCGTCAGTTTATGCCACTGATGCGGATATCATTCAATTTATTGACTCGGATGTCACCTTGATCCGTCCATTTCCTCTGGATTATATCCATAAAAATGATCGATTCCGCCTACAGAGGGTCAATTATATCGACCCCGACCAAAAAAAGTGGGCTAATACCGCCGCTACACTACTTGGGGTGGAAATTCCGGACGACTTCCACTACTCTTATGTAGGCAACTTAATTACTTGGACTCGCCCCAATATTTTAGGTTTGATCGAGCGTCTCGAAGAGGTAGCCAAGTCATCTTGGGTTAGTGCTGTCGGGAATCAGGTTTATTTTTCTGAGTATATGCTCTATGGGATTTACGTGGACTACGTTCTCGGGATTGAAGCTTCAGGACAATATCATGACGATTCTCCTAACTTACATCTTTGTTGGGATTACGATTTGAGAACTCAACAAGGGATGAAGCAGTTTTTTTCCGAGATCAATCCCGACAACTTAGGTATAATGATTCACTCTAAATATAATATTCCTGTTGAGCTTTACCGCGATCACGTGAAGTCTCTTTTTGTTTAG
- the smpB gene encoding SsrA-binding protein SmpB, with product MSNQNGKTKLISDNRQARFLYEILETYEAGIELTGTEVKSIRAGRINLKDGYALIRNGEAWLINVHISPYEASGQYFNHDPRRTRKLLLHRKEINKLIGQVEQKGLTLVPLKMYFKDSWIKVSIGLGQGKKLHDKRETLKRRQDEREMQRAMKRY from the coding sequence ATGAGTAATCAAAATGGAAAAACCAAACTAATCAGTGATAACCGCCAAGCTCGCTTTCTCTATGAGATTTTAGAAACTTATGAGGCGGGAATCGAGTTAACAGGAACAGAGGTTAAGTCTATTCGCGCCGGCAGAATTAACCTTAAAGATGGTTATGCCCTAATCCGTAATGGAGAAGCCTGGTTAATTAATGTCCATATTTCGCCTTATGAAGCGAGCGGACAATATTTTAATCATGACCCTCGCCGCACTCGCAAACTCTTGCTACACCGCAAAGAAATTAATAAATTAATTGGACAAGTAGAACAAAAGGGCTTAACCTTAGTCCCCTTAAAAATGTATTTTAAGGACAGTTGGATCAAAGTTAGTATAGGACTCGGGCAAGGGAAGAAACTGCACGACAAGCGAGAAACCCTCAAGCGTCGTCAAGATGAACGGGAAATGCAACGGGCGATGAAACGATATTAA